One segment of Chlorocebus sabaeus isolate Y175 chromosome 26, mChlSab1.0.hap1, whole genome shotgun sequence DNA contains the following:
- the CSK gene encoding tyrosine-protein kinase CSK: MSAIQAAWPSGTECIAKYNFHGTAEQDLPFCKGDVLTIVAVTKDPNWYKAKNKVGREGIIPANYVQKREGVKAGTKLSLMPWFHGKITREQAERLLYPPETGLFLVRESTNYPGDYTLCVSCDGKVEHYRIMYHASKLSIDEEVYFENLMQLVEHYTSDADGLCTRLIKPKVMEGTVAAQDEFYRSGWALNMKELKLLQTIGKGEFGDVMLGDYRGNKVAVKCIKNDATAQAFLAEASVMTQLRHSNLVQLLGVIVEEKGGLYIVTEYMAKGSLVDYLRSRGRSVLGGDCLLKFSLDVCEAMEYLEGNNFVHRDLAARNVLVSEDNVAKVSDFGLTKEASSTQDTGKLPVKWTAPEALREKKFSTKSDVWSFGILLWEIYSFGRVPYPRIPLKDVVPRVEKGYKMDAPDGCPPAVYEVMKNCWHLDAAMRPSFLQLREQLEHIKTHELHL, translated from the exons ATGTCAGCAATACAG GCCGCCTGGCCATCCGGTACAGAATGTATTGCCAAGTACAACTTCCACGGCACCGCCGAGCAAGACCTGCCTTTCTGCAAAGGAGACGTGCTCACCATTGTGGCCGTCACCAAG GACCCCAACTGGTACAAAGCCAAAAACAAGGTGGGCCGTGAGGGCATCATCCCAGCCAACTACGTCCAGAAGCGGGAGGGCGTGAAGGCGGGTACCAAACTCAGCCTCATGCC TTGGTTCCACGGCAAGATCACACGGGAGCAGGCTGAGCGGCTTCTGTACCCGCCGGAGACAGGCCTGTTCCTGGTGCGGGAGAGCACCAACTACCCTGGGGACTACACGCTGTGCGTGAGCTGCGACGGCAAGGTGGAGCACTACCGCATCATGTACCATGCTAGCAAGCTCAGCATCGATGAGGAGGTGTACTTTGAGAATCTCATGCAGCTGGTGGAG CACTACACCTCAGACGCAGACGGACTCTGTACGCGCCTCATTAAACCAAAGGTCATGGAGGGCACGGTGGCGGCCCAGGATGAGTTCTACCGCA GTGGCTGGGCCCTGAACATGAAGGAGCTGAAGCTACTGCAGACCATTGGGAAGGGGGAGTTCGGAg ACGTGATGCTGGGCGATTACCGAGGGAACAAAGTCGCTGTCAAGTGCATTAAGAACGATGCCACCGCCCAGGCCTTCCTGGCTGAAGCCTCAGTCATGAC GCAACTGCGGCATAGCAACCTGGTGCAGCTCCTGGGCGTGATCGTGGAGGAGAAGGGCGGGCTCTACATCGTCACTGAGTACATGGCCAAG GGGAGCCTCGTGGACTACCTGCGGTCTCGGGGTCGGTCAGTGCTGGGCGGAGACTGTCTCCTCAAGTTCTCGCT AGATGTCTGCGAGGCCATGGAATACCTGGAGGGCAACAACTTCGTGCATCGAGACCTGGCTGCCCGCAACGTGCTGGTGTCTGAGGACAACGTGGCCAAGGTCAGCGACTTTGGTCTCACCAAGGAGGCGTCCAGCACCCAGGACACGGGCAAGCTGCCAGTCAAGTGGACAGCTCCTGAGGCCCTGAGAGAGAAG AAATTCTCCACTAAGTCTGACGTGTGGAGTTTCGGAATCCTTCTCTGGGAAATCTACTCCTTTGGGCGAGTGCCTTATCCAAGAATT CCCCTGAAGGACGTCGTCCCTCGGGTGGAGAAGGGCTACAAGATGGATGCCCCCGATGGCTGCCCGCCTGCAGTCTATGAGGTCATGAAGAACTGCTGGCACCTGGACGCCGCCATGCGGCCATCCTTCCTACAGCTCCGAGAGCAGCTTGAGCACATCAAAACCCATGAGCTGCACCTGTGA